A part of Neovison vison isolate M4711 chromosome 6, ASM_NN_V1, whole genome shotgun sequence genomic DNA contains:
- the CCDC159 gene encoding coiled-coil domain-containing protein 159 isoform X1 encodes MRWCPRGIKFQRHSWGLASRSLREEHEQVKPLETNSSKVKVKSTMMIPDSQKLLRCELESLKAQLQAQTKAFEFLNHSVTMLEKESCLQQIKIQQLEEVLSPISRQTEKEGPKWGVEQGRQELYGALAQGLQGLQKTLRDSEEVQRTRTTRCLQLLAQEIRDSKKFLWEELELVREEVTFIYQKLQAQEDEITENLVNIQKMQKTQVKCRKVLTKMKQQGYETSNWPETEEVPSGGSGSWRDDLQKELSDIWSAVHMLQNSFDGLMSSGGCPRASNLKGYRGSPLLPSWDSDSDSDQDRSQLLFIKSHSFPSGTEPSLPYPTLSLLAMPSSATEEHLKLPTWASAP; translated from the exons ATGCGATGGTGTCCCCGCGGGATCAAATTTCAGCGTCACAGCTGGGGACTGGCTTCGCGGTCCTTGAgggaagagcatgagcaggtg AAGCCCTTGGAGACCAACTCTTCCAAAGTCAAAG TTAAGTCCACCATGATGATTCCTGACTCCCAGAAGCTCCTGCGCTGCGAACTGGAGTCACTCAAGGCCCAGCTACAGGCCCAGACCAAG GCTTTTGAGTTCCTGAACCACTCAGTGACCATGCTAGAGAAGGAGAGCTGCCTGCAGCAAATCAAGATCCAACAGCTTGAAG AGGTGCTGAGTCCTATAAGCcgccagacagagaaggagggacCCAAGTGGGGTGTGGAGCAGGGACGCCAGGAGCTGTATGGGGCCCTGGCTCAAGGCCTGCAGGGGCTACAGAAGACCCTGCGTGACAGCGAGGAGGTGCAGAGGACCCGCACCACTCGCTGCCTGCAGCTGCTGGCCCAGGAGATCCGGGACAG CAAGAAGTTCCTGTGGGAGGAGCTGGAGCTGGTGCGGGAGGAGGTGACCTTCATCTATCAGAAGCTCC AGGCTCAGGAGGACGAGATCACAGAGAACCTGGTGAACATCCAGAAGATGCAGAAGACACAGGTGAAGTGCCGCAAG GTCCTGACCAAGATGAAGCAGCAGGGGTATGAGACATCCAACTGGCCGGAGACCGAGGAGGTGCCATCAGGAGGCAGTGGCTCCTGGAGGGATGACCTCCAAAAGGAGCTGAGTGACATATG GTCCGCTGTGCACATGCTGCAGAACTCCTTTGATGGCCTCATGTCCTCTgggggctgccccagggcctcGAACCTCAAGG GCTATAGGGGgagccctctgctcccctcctggGACTCAGACTCAGACTCAGACCAGGACCGTTCCCAGCTACTCTTCATCAAAAGCCACTCCTTCCCATCTGGTACGGAACCTTCCCTGCCCTACCCCACCCTTTCTCTCCTGGCTATGCCCTCCAGTGCCACAGAAGAACACTTGAAGCTCCCAACCTGGGCATCTGCTCCCTGA
- the CCDC159 gene encoding coiled-coil domain-containing protein 159 isoform X2 — protein MRWCPRGIKFQRHSWGLASRSLREEHEQVPLETNSSKVKVKSTMMIPDSQKLLRCELESLKAQLQAQTKAFEFLNHSVTMLEKESCLQQIKIQQLEEVLSPISRQTEKEGPKWGVEQGRQELYGALAQGLQGLQKTLRDSEEVQRTRTTRCLQLLAQEIRDSKKFLWEELELVREEVTFIYQKLQAQEDEITENLVNIQKMQKTQVKCRKVLTKMKQQGYETSNWPETEEVPSGGSGSWRDDLQKELSDIWSAVHMLQNSFDGLMSSGGCPRASNLKGYRGSPLLPSWDSDSDSDQDRSQLLFIKSHSFPSGTEPSLPYPTLSLLAMPSSATEEHLKLPTWASAP, from the exons ATGCGATGGTGTCCCCGCGGGATCAAATTTCAGCGTCACAGCTGGGGACTGGCTTCGCGGTCCTTGAgggaagagcatgagcaggtg CCCTTGGAGACCAACTCTTCCAAAGTCAAAG TTAAGTCCACCATGATGATTCCTGACTCCCAGAAGCTCCTGCGCTGCGAACTGGAGTCACTCAAGGCCCAGCTACAGGCCCAGACCAAG GCTTTTGAGTTCCTGAACCACTCAGTGACCATGCTAGAGAAGGAGAGCTGCCTGCAGCAAATCAAGATCCAACAGCTTGAAG AGGTGCTGAGTCCTATAAGCcgccagacagagaaggagggacCCAAGTGGGGTGTGGAGCAGGGACGCCAGGAGCTGTATGGGGCCCTGGCTCAAGGCCTGCAGGGGCTACAGAAGACCCTGCGTGACAGCGAGGAGGTGCAGAGGACCCGCACCACTCGCTGCCTGCAGCTGCTGGCCCAGGAGATCCGGGACAG CAAGAAGTTCCTGTGGGAGGAGCTGGAGCTGGTGCGGGAGGAGGTGACCTTCATCTATCAGAAGCTCC AGGCTCAGGAGGACGAGATCACAGAGAACCTGGTGAACATCCAGAAGATGCAGAAGACACAGGTGAAGTGCCGCAAG GTCCTGACCAAGATGAAGCAGCAGGGGTATGAGACATCCAACTGGCCGGAGACCGAGGAGGTGCCATCAGGAGGCAGTGGCTCCTGGAGGGATGACCTCCAAAAGGAGCTGAGTGACATATG GTCCGCTGTGCACATGCTGCAGAACTCCTTTGATGGCCTCATGTCCTCTgggggctgccccagggcctcGAACCTCAAGG GCTATAGGGGgagccctctgctcccctcctggGACTCAGACTCAGACTCAGACCAGGACCGTTCCCAGCTACTCTTCATCAAAAGCCACTCCTTCCCATCTGGTACGGAACCTTCCCTGCCCTACCCCACCCTTTCTCTCCTGGCTATGCCCTCCAGTGCCACAGAAGAACACTTGAAGCTCCCAACCTGGGCATCTGCTCCCTGA
- the CCDC159 gene encoding coiled-coil domain-containing protein 159 isoform X3, giving the protein MSRWYVKPLETNSSKVKVKSTMMIPDSQKLLRCELESLKAQLQAQTKAFEFLNHSVTMLEKESCLQQIKIQQLEEVLSPISRQTEKEGPKWGVEQGRQELYGALAQGLQGLQKTLRDSEEVQRTRTTRCLQLLAQEIRDSKKFLWEELELVREEVTFIYQKLQAQEDEITENLVNIQKMQKTQVKCRKVLTKMKQQGYETSNWPETEEVPSGGSGSWRDDLQKELSDIWSAVHMLQNSFDGLMSSGGCPRASNLKGYRGSPLLPSWDSDSDSDQDRSQLLFIKSHSFPSGTEPSLPYPTLSLLAMPSSATEEHLKLPTWASAP; this is encoded by the exons atgagcaggtggtaTGTG AAGCCCTTGGAGACCAACTCTTCCAAAGTCAAAG TTAAGTCCACCATGATGATTCCTGACTCCCAGAAGCTCCTGCGCTGCGAACTGGAGTCACTCAAGGCCCAGCTACAGGCCCAGACCAAG GCTTTTGAGTTCCTGAACCACTCAGTGACCATGCTAGAGAAGGAGAGCTGCCTGCAGCAAATCAAGATCCAACAGCTTGAAG AGGTGCTGAGTCCTATAAGCcgccagacagagaaggagggacCCAAGTGGGGTGTGGAGCAGGGACGCCAGGAGCTGTATGGGGCCCTGGCTCAAGGCCTGCAGGGGCTACAGAAGACCCTGCGTGACAGCGAGGAGGTGCAGAGGACCCGCACCACTCGCTGCCTGCAGCTGCTGGCCCAGGAGATCCGGGACAG CAAGAAGTTCCTGTGGGAGGAGCTGGAGCTGGTGCGGGAGGAGGTGACCTTCATCTATCAGAAGCTCC AGGCTCAGGAGGACGAGATCACAGAGAACCTGGTGAACATCCAGAAGATGCAGAAGACACAGGTGAAGTGCCGCAAG GTCCTGACCAAGATGAAGCAGCAGGGGTATGAGACATCCAACTGGCCGGAGACCGAGGAGGTGCCATCAGGAGGCAGTGGCTCCTGGAGGGATGACCTCCAAAAGGAGCTGAGTGACATATG GTCCGCTGTGCACATGCTGCAGAACTCCTTTGATGGCCTCATGTCCTCTgggggctgccccagggcctcGAACCTCAAGG GCTATAGGGGgagccctctgctcccctcctggGACTCAGACTCAGACTCAGACCAGGACCGTTCCCAGCTACTCTTCATCAAAAGCCACTCCTTCCCATCTGGTACGGAACCTTCCCTGCCCTACCCCACCCTTTCTCTCCTGGCTATGCCCTCCAGTGCCACAGAAGAACACTTGAAGCTCCCAACCTGGGCATCTGCTCCCTGA
- the CCDC159 gene encoding coiled-coil domain-containing protein 159 isoform X4, giving the protein MMIPDSQKLLRCELESLKAQLQAQTKAFEFLNHSVTMLEKESCLQQIKIQQLEEVLSPISRQTEKEGPKWGVEQGRQELYGALAQGLQGLQKTLRDSEEVQRTRTTRCLQLLAQEIRDSKKFLWEELELVREEVTFIYQKLQAQEDEITENLVNIQKMQKTQVKCRKVLTKMKQQGYETSNWPETEEVPSGGSGSWRDDLQKELSDIWSAVHMLQNSFDGLMSSGGCPRASNLKGYRGSPLLPSWDSDSDSDQDRSQLLFIKSHSFPSGTEPSLPYPTLSLLAMPSSATEEHLKLPTWASAP; this is encoded by the exons ATGATGATTCCTGACTCCCAGAAGCTCCTGCGCTGCGAACTGGAGTCACTCAAGGCCCAGCTACAGGCCCAGACCAAG GCTTTTGAGTTCCTGAACCACTCAGTGACCATGCTAGAGAAGGAGAGCTGCCTGCAGCAAATCAAGATCCAACAGCTTGAAG AGGTGCTGAGTCCTATAAGCcgccagacagagaaggagggacCCAAGTGGGGTGTGGAGCAGGGACGCCAGGAGCTGTATGGGGCCCTGGCTCAAGGCCTGCAGGGGCTACAGAAGACCCTGCGTGACAGCGAGGAGGTGCAGAGGACCCGCACCACTCGCTGCCTGCAGCTGCTGGCCCAGGAGATCCGGGACAG CAAGAAGTTCCTGTGGGAGGAGCTGGAGCTGGTGCGGGAGGAGGTGACCTTCATCTATCAGAAGCTCC AGGCTCAGGAGGACGAGATCACAGAGAACCTGGTGAACATCCAGAAGATGCAGAAGACACAGGTGAAGTGCCGCAAG GTCCTGACCAAGATGAAGCAGCAGGGGTATGAGACATCCAACTGGCCGGAGACCGAGGAGGTGCCATCAGGAGGCAGTGGCTCCTGGAGGGATGACCTCCAAAAGGAGCTGAGTGACATATG GTCCGCTGTGCACATGCTGCAGAACTCCTTTGATGGCCTCATGTCCTCTgggggctgccccagggcctcGAACCTCAAGG GCTATAGGGGgagccctctgctcccctcctggGACTCAGACTCAGACTCAGACCAGGACCGTTCCCAGCTACTCTTCATCAAAAGCCACTCCTTCCCATCTGGTACGGAACCTTCCCTGCCCTACCCCACCCTTTCTCTCCTGGCTATGCCCTCCAGTGCCACAGAAGAACACTTGAAGCTCCCAACCTGGGCATCTGCTCCCTGA
- the TMEM205 gene encoding transmembrane protein 205 yields MEEGGNPGSLTKMVHLLVLSGAWGMQMWVTFISGFLLFRSLPRHTFGLVQSKLFPFYFHISMGCAFINLCILASQHAWTQLTFWEAIQLCLMLLSLSMATVNARWLEPRTTAAMWALHRVEKERGLGGEVPGSHQGPDPYRQLREKDPKYSVLRQTFFRYHGLSSICNLGCLLSNGLCLASLALGLGSL; encoded by the exons ATGGAGGAAGGTGGGAATCCAGGAAGCCTGACTAAGATGGTCCATCTACTGGTCTTGTCGGGGGCCTGGGGCATGCAAATGTGGGTGACCTTCATCTCAG GCTTCCTGCTTTTCCGAAGCCTTCCCCGACATACCTTTGGCCTTGTGCAGAGCAAACTCTTCCCTTTCTACTTTCACATCTCCATGGGCTGTGCTTTCATCAACCTCTGCATCTTGGCTTCGCAACATGCCTGGACTCAGCTCACATTCTGGGAGGCCATCCAG CTCTGCCTGATGCTCCTGAGCCTCTCAATGGCCACCGTCAACGCCCGCTGGCTGGAGCCCCGCACCACAGCTGCCATGTGGGCCCTGCACAGGGTGGAGAAGGAGCGGGGTCTGGGCGGGGAGGTACCTGGAAGCCACCAGGGCCCCGATCCCTACCGCCAGCTGCGGGAGAAGGACCCCAAGTACAGTGTCCTCCGCCAGACCTTTTTCCGCTACCACGGTCTGTCCTCCATTTGCAATCTGGGCTGTCTCCTGAGCAATGGGCTCTGCCTTGCAAGCCTTGCCCTGGGCCTTGGGAGCCTCTAA